The Sphingopyxis fribergensis genome contains a region encoding:
- a CDS encoding formylglycine-generating enzyme family protein, whose translation MRHIEGGAFAMGSDRFYAEERPARRVKVDSFWIDETPVTNAAFAAFVAATGYRTLAELPPDPKLYPGADLEGIQPGSLVFRKAAGLVDLDDPSQWWAFIEGADWRHPTGPGSSIEGLEQHPVVHVAHCDAEAYAKWAGKSLPTEAEWEYAARGGADGQEYAWGDELSPDGQILANYWLGLFPVSTIKADGNYRTTPVGSFPANGHGLVDMIGNVWEWTRDWYAAAQAAKTRSPCCAIPNPRGATLAQSYESGAPGSRIGRKVLKGGSHLCAVNYCQRYRPAARHPQQIDSATSHIGFRCVSRKRGE comes from the coding sequence ATGCGGCATATCGAGGGCGGCGCCTTCGCCATGGGCTCGGATCGTTTCTATGCCGAGGAGCGGCCCGCGCGCCGCGTCAAGGTCGACAGCTTCTGGATCGACGAGACGCCGGTGACCAACGCCGCTTTCGCCGCGTTTGTCGCCGCGACCGGCTATCGCACCCTCGCCGAGCTGCCGCCCGACCCCAAGCTGTATCCCGGAGCGGATCTCGAAGGAATTCAGCCCGGATCGCTCGTGTTTCGAAAGGCAGCCGGGCTCGTCGATCTCGACGATCCATCGCAATGGTGGGCCTTTATCGAGGGCGCCGATTGGCGGCATCCGACCGGCCCCGGCAGCTCGATCGAGGGGCTCGAACAGCATCCGGTCGTCCACGTCGCGCATTGCGATGCCGAGGCCTATGCCAAATGGGCGGGCAAGTCGCTTCCGACCGAGGCCGAATGGGAATATGCGGCGCGCGGCGGCGCCGATGGGCAGGAATATGCCTGGGGCGACGAGCTTTCCCCCGATGGACAGATCCTCGCCAATTACTGGCTGGGCCTTTTTCCCGTTTCGACGATCAAGGCCGATGGAAACTACCGCACGACTCCGGTCGGCAGCTTCCCCGCGAATGGACACGGCCTTGTCGATATGATCGGCAATGTCTGGGAATGGACGCGCGACTGGTACGCCGCGGCGCAGGCTGCGAAGACCAGATCACCCTGCTGCGCCATCCCCAATCCACGCGGCGCGACGCTGGCGCAAAGCTATGAGAGCGGCGCACCCGGTTCGCGCATCGGCCGCAAAGTGCTGAAGGGTGGGTCGCATCTTTGCGCCGTCAATTATTGCCAGCGATACCGCCCGGCGGCACGGCATCCGCAACAGATCGACAGCGCGACAAGCCACATCGGCTTTCGCTGCGTCTCGCGAAAAAGGGGAGAATGA
- a CDS encoding family 43 glycosylhydrolase, giving the protein MTRVPAIRALFAALLISSTAVAADAPAPLSFDGADPDIEAAGGRYYIYPTNSGGTSSLHVWTSADRDHWQKGAELIRLDQIGWIGDDGAPRHALWAPDMVVANGRHYLYFSVGPQNPTPSRIGVASCAGFEGPCTDSGKPLVTGGNGFEAIDPAVFVDPASKTPYLYAGGSAGAKLRVWILKPDMVTIDREVPVETPPHFTEGAFMHERGGTYYLSYSSGSYRHDSYQVHYATAPSPTGPWAYRGKIVESDARFKGPGHHAFLHDTADGRWYIAYHRWEGQTGPGPYKGSRSVAVQPIEYRADGTIIPIGMR; this is encoded by the coding sequence ATGACCCGGGTGCCGGCGATTCGTGCGCTGTTCGCCGCGCTGCTGATCAGCTCGACGGCGGTCGCAGCGGATGCGCCGGCGCCCCTTTCGTTCGACGGCGCCGACCCCGATATCGAGGCCGCCGGCGGGCGCTATTATATCTATCCGACCAATTCGGGCGGGACATCGAGCCTGCACGTCTGGACCTCGGCCGACCGGGACCATTGGCAGAAGGGCGCCGAACTGATCCGGCTCGACCAGATCGGCTGGATCGGCGACGACGGCGCCCCGCGCCATGCGTTGTGGGCGCCCGACATGGTCGTCGCGAACGGCCGCCACTATCTCTATTTCTCGGTCGGGCCGCAGAATCCGACGCCGAGCCGGATCGGCGTCGCGAGCTGCGCCGGCTTCGAAGGCCCCTGCACCGACAGCGGCAAGCCGCTCGTCACCGGGGGCAATGGCTTCGAGGCGATCGATCCCGCAGTCTTCGTCGATCCCGCCAGCAAGACGCCCTATCTATACGCCGGCGGCAGCGCGGGCGCGAAATTGCGGGTCTGGATATTGAAACCCGACATGGTGACGATCGACCGGGAAGTTCCCGTCGAAACTCCGCCGCACTTCACCGAAGGCGCGTTCATGCACGAACGCGGCGGCACCTATTATCTTTCCTATTCCTCGGGAAGTTACCGGCATGACAGCTATCAGGTCCATTATGCGACCGCGCCGTCGCCGACCGGCCCATGGGCCTATCGCGGCAAGATCGTCGAGAGCGACGCGCGCTTCAAGGGGCCGGGGCATCACGCCTTCCTGCACGATACGGCCGACGGCCGCTGGTATATCGCCTATCACCGCTGGGAGGGGCAGACGGGCCCAGGCCCCTACAAGGGCAGCCGCAGCGTCGCGGTTCAGCCGATCGAGTATCGCGCCGATGGCACGATTATCCCGATCGGAATGCGCTAG
- a CDS encoding FadR/GntR family transcriptional regulator has product MEQPHLGQDGAPASLGRNLTYGLLDNLGRAIVTGQFDSEAFPTEAELAKRHGVSRSVTREAVKMLTAKGLLSARPRQGTVVQPTSSWNLFDTDVLRWLLERQFSVDLLKQFNQLRVAIEPEAAALAAQFATPDELKRIGEGLDRMAAAERGEDDTLEADIAFHVAVLRASNNPFYAQFRDVVGTALRTSIRFTNRIKGRTASVADHAAVRDAIDARNPDAARTAMRHIIGDVLTLIDDAEKT; this is encoded by the coding sequence TTGGAACAACCGCATCTGGGGCAGGATGGGGCGCCTGCATCGCTCGGTCGCAACCTGACTTATGGGCTTCTCGACAATCTGGGGCGCGCGATCGTCACCGGGCAGTTCGACAGCGAAGCCTTTCCGACCGAGGCCGAGCTTGCGAAGCGCCACGGCGTCAGCCGATCGGTGACGCGCGAAGCGGTGAAGATGCTGACCGCCAAGGGCTTGCTCAGCGCGCGGCCCCGGCAGGGCACGGTGGTGCAGCCGACCTCGTCGTGGAACCTGTTCGATACCGACGTGCTGCGCTGGCTGCTCGAACGGCAATTCTCGGTCGACCTGCTCAAGCAGTTCAACCAGCTGCGCGTCGCCATCGAGCCCGAAGCGGCGGCGCTGGCCGCCCAGTTCGCGACGCCCGACGAGCTGAAACGAATCGGCGAGGGGCTCGACCGCATGGCAGCGGCCGAGCGCGGCGAGGACGACACGCTGGAGGCCGACATCGCCTTTCATGTCGCGGTGCTGCGCGCGTCGAACAATCCCTTTTACGCGCAGTTCCGCGATGTCGTTGGCACCGCGCTGCGTACCTCGATCCGCTTCACCAACCGCATCAAAGGCCGCACCGCAAGCGTCGCCGATCATGCCGCGGTCCGCGATGCGATCGATGCCCGCAATCCCGATGCGGCGCGCACCGCGATGCGCCACATCATCGGCGATGTGCTGACGCTGATCGACGACGCCGAAAAGACCTAG
- a CDS encoding sulfatase-like hydrolase/transferase: MSISSQIAPKFRAAAHLTAAAAMTLTAIATLPVPAALAHSAQEAPAPAPAREAERRPNILFVLVDDMGFGDLSVMGNKKVQTPNLDRLAREGVLLTKFYDAAPICSSSRAGFLTGRFPADVGFVGITAGRARNAEIGQVDWLDPKLPTIARLLDDAGYATAHIGKWHLGGGRDIGDAPWPTAYGFDRSFTTFEGLGPRVLVSDEERFLAQQSDTLGQGPRFWELKTNLTGLYADMTVDFVAQHSDKPWFVNLWLNDIHDPWAPDDETLADVMGKGTSSDDDRMLASLVKMDKTLGRLFDRLDQMGELDNTLILVTSDNGPSPLARYHERGETAPGSTEGLRGRKFSLYEGGIRQPLIMHWRGHMKAGTRDEQTVGQGVDLLPTFASIIGAKKPAGSVGIDLSPALQGQPVTRRPDLFWAYGKEGRPMLGKPSQPIDVSPRFAVREGDWKLLANDGGADVELYNLVRDPMEKQDLAASEPEVRGRLLAKLKKWLAQLPK, from the coding sequence ATGTCCATTTCGTCGCAAATCGCCCCGAAATTTCGAGCCGCCGCACATCTGACGGCGGCAGCGGCGATGACGCTCACGGCTATCGCGACGCTGCCGGTCCCGGCAGCGCTGGCGCACAGCGCGCAGGAAGCGCCCGCCCCCGCCCCCGCGCGGGAAGCCGAACGCCGGCCTAACATCCTGTTCGTGCTCGTCGACGACATGGGATTCGGCGACCTGTCGGTGATGGGCAACAAAAAGGTCCAGACCCCCAATCTCGACCGGCTGGCGCGCGAGGGGGTGCTGCTCACGAAATTCTATGACGCTGCTCCCATCTGCTCATCGTCGCGCGCGGGTTTCCTGACCGGACGCTTTCCGGCCGATGTCGGCTTCGTCGGCATCACGGCGGGCCGTGCGCGAAACGCGGAAATCGGCCAGGTCGACTGGCTCGACCCCAAGCTGCCGACGATCGCCCGGCTGCTTGACGACGCCGGCTATGCGACCGCGCATATCGGCAAATGGCACCTTGGCGGCGGGCGCGACATCGGCGATGCGCCGTGGCCGACCGCCTATGGATTCGACCGCAGCTTTACGACCTTCGAGGGGCTGGGCCCGCGTGTGCTTGTATCCGACGAGGAACGCTTCCTCGCCCAGCAATCGGACACGCTTGGCCAAGGGCCGCGCTTTTGGGAACTCAAAACCAATCTCACCGGCCTTTATGCGGACATGACGGTCGATTTTGTTGCGCAGCATTCGGACAAGCCCTGGTTCGTCAACCTGTGGCTCAACGACATTCACGATCCCTGGGCGCCCGACGACGAAACGCTCGCCGACGTGATGGGCAAAGGCACATCGTCCGACGACGACCGGATGCTCGCTTCGCTGGTCAAGATGGACAAGACCCTCGGCCGCCTGTTCGACCGGCTCGACCAGATGGGCGAGCTCGACAATACGCTGATCCTCGTCACGTCGGACAACGGCCCTTCGCCGCTCGCGCGCTATCACGAGCGCGGAGAGACCGCGCCGGGCAGCACCGAGGGCCTGCGCGGCCGCAAGTTCAGCCTCTACGAAGGCGGCATCCGCCAGCCTCTGATCATGCATTGGCGCGGCCATATGAAGGCGGGGACGCGCGACGAGCAGACCGTCGGCCAGGGCGTCGACCTGCTGCCGACTTTCGCCAGCATCATCGGCGCAAAGAAGCCCGCGGGCAGCGTAGGCATCGACCTGTCGCCCGCGCTGCAGGGCCAGCCGGTTACGCGGCGGCCCGACCTGTTCTGGGCCTATGGCAAGGAAGGCCGACCGATGCTGGGCAAACCCAGCCAGCCGATCGACGTCTCGCCGCGCTTCGCGGTCCGCGAAGGCGACTGGAAACTGCTCGCGAACGACGGCGGCGCGGACGTCGAACTCTATAATCTCGTGCGCGATCCCATGGAAAAACAGGATCTGGCGGCGAGCGAACCCGAGGTGCGCGGGCGCCTGCTCGCAAAGCTCAAAAAATGGCTCGCCCAGTTGCCGAAATGA
- a CDS encoding cellulase family glycosylhydrolase translates to MIRRSFLLAATAALTIAATAAQPAMAREQWTKEQANKWYGKQPWLVGANYNPGSAVNELEMWHEPTFDPATIDKELGWASSIGMNTMRVFLHNLLWENDPEGTKKRMNEFLAIADKHKIKIMFVLFDSVWDPNPVYGLQSPPIPGVHNSRWVQAPGEARLKDASQYGKLEGYVKDIVGTFANDPRIVAWDVWNEPNNKGGGNYEHIPDKNKYVALLLPQVFEWARSANPTQPLTSGVWIGDNWDKLDKVDAVERTQLTQSDINSFHDYSWPETFEKRAKQMLSYGRPVLCTEYMARGNGSTFDGSLPLGKKYNIGMYNWGFADGKTQTRLPWDSWKKPYTYDEPTIWFHEVFRADGKPYRQAEVDLIKRLAAAPKGVVPMANAK, encoded by the coding sequence ATGATTCGACGGAGCTTCCTGCTTGCCGCCACCGCGGCGCTGACCATCGCCGCCACCGCAGCCCAGCCGGCCATGGCGCGCGAGCAATGGACCAAGGAACAGGCCAATAAATGGTATGGCAAACAGCCCTGGCTGGTTGGCGCCAACTATAACCCCGGCTCTGCCGTGAACGAGCTGGAAATGTGGCACGAGCCGACTTTCGATCCCGCGACGATCGACAAGGAACTCGGCTGGGCGTCGAGCATCGGGATGAATACGATGCGCGTGTTCCTGCACAACCTGCTGTGGGAAAATGATCCGGAAGGCACGAAAAAGCGGATGAACGAGTTCCTCGCCATCGCCGACAAGCACAAGATCAAGATCATGTTCGTGTTGTTCGACAGCGTGTGGGATCCGAACCCCGTCTATGGCCTGCAAAGCCCGCCGATCCCCGGGGTCCATAACTCGCGCTGGGTCCAGGCGCCGGGCGAAGCCCGGCTGAAGGACGCAAGCCAGTATGGCAAGCTGGAAGGCTATGTGAAGGACATCGTCGGCACCTTTGCCAATGATCCGCGTATCGTCGCATGGGACGTGTGGAATGAGCCGAACAACAAGGGCGGCGGCAATTACGAGCATATTCCTGACAAGAACAAATATGTCGCCCTTCTACTGCCGCAGGTCTTCGAATGGGCGCGCAGCGCGAACCCGACCCAGCCGCTGACCTCGGGCGTATGGATCGGCGACAATTGGGACAAGCTGGACAAGGTCGATGCGGTCGAGCGCACCCAGCTGACCCAGTCGGACATCAACAGTTTCCACGATTACAGCTGGCCCGAAACCTTCGAGAAACGCGCCAAGCAGATGCTGAGCTATGGCCGCCCGGTGCTGTGCACCGAATATATGGCGCGCGGTAACGGTTCGACCTTCGACGGCTCGCTGCCGCTGGGCAAGAAATATAATATCGGCATGTATAATTGGGGCTTCGCCGACGGAAAGACGCAGACGCGCCTGCCATGGGACAGCTGGAAAAAGCCCTATACCTATGACGAACCGACGATCTGGTTCCACGAGGTTTTCCGCGCCGACGGCAAACCCTATCGTCAGGCCGAAGTCGACCTGATCAAGCGCCTCGCCGCCGCGCCCAAGGGCGTCGTCCCGATGGCGAACGCGAAATGA
- a CDS encoding glycoside hydrolase family 2 protein, with amino-acid sequence MNHISKLLVGAALLASSASVAAYAQTAAPPPKKPANSTANTAGYTAPGTTEGGPAYVGPIMSEWGRRVTPENAWRSYPRPQMERDTWMNLNGHWDYAIRPANEAQPTAMDGKILVPFAVESKLSGVARKLMPDDRLWYKRSFTLPAKWPGQRTLLHFGAVDYESTILVNGAVVGSHKGGSDPFSFDVTAYLRPGANELVVQVTDPTSTGDQPRGKQTLEPRGIWYTAVSGIWQTVWLEPVSDLHIADVRAVPDIDKGELTVDVALSNTATPADAVRITARDKGKLIASTIIRGNRQGVLKIPKARLWSPDDPYLYDLTAELVKVTPPQGAGNDRTGLPPMTDREVQAYAAATVVGSPVDSVKSYFGMRKISTGTDPKTGKLALLLNNKPLFHNGTLDQGWWPESLLTPPSEEAARSDIVFLKKAGFNMLRKHIKVEPAQYYHDADRLGILIWQDMPSGAFGDQAVRRQSDREATFSSAGMAQYQSELSRMIGALRAFPSIVMWVTNNEGWGQYDVKTVGSIAKNMDPSRLVNNASGWFDVPGSGSDVYDIHTYDEVPVAPAPQADRPIVTGEFGGVGLPIPGHRWFTDRDARIYQFATDKEDYRRRYKIKFDEIIRQAKEIGLAASVYTETSDVEGELNGLLTYDRAASKLPVEDFAKIAKPLFEDK; translated from the coding sequence ATGAATCATATTTCGAAGCTGCTGGTCGGCGCCGCGCTTTTGGCAAGCAGCGCCAGCGTCGCCGCCTATGCGCAGACCGCTGCGCCGCCGCCAAAGAAACCCGCCAATTCAACTGCTAACACAGCAGGCTACACTGCGCCCGGCACCACCGAGGGCGGGCCCGCCTATGTCGGCCCGATCATGAGCGAATGGGGCCGCAGGGTGACCCCCGAGAATGCGTGGCGCAGCTATCCGCGCCCGCAGATGGAACGCGACACCTGGATGAACCTCAACGGGCATTGGGATTATGCGATCCGCCCCGCAAACGAAGCGCAGCCCACGGCGATGGACGGCAAGATCCTCGTCCCCTTCGCGGTCGAATCGAAACTGTCGGGGGTCGCGCGCAAGCTGATGCCCGACGACCGGCTCTGGTATAAGCGCAGCTTCACGCTGCCCGCGAAATGGCCGGGCCAGCGCACGTTGCTGCATTTCGGCGCGGTCGATTATGAATCGACCATATTGGTCAACGGCGCGGTCGTTGGAAGCCATAAGGGCGGTTCGGACCCGTTCAGCTTCGACGTCACCGCCTATCTGCGACCCGGCGCGAACGAACTCGTCGTGCAGGTGACCGACCCGACCTCGACCGGCGACCAGCCGCGCGGCAAGCAGACGCTCGAACCGCGCGGCATCTGGTACACGGCGGTCAGTGGTATCTGGCAGACGGTATGGCTCGAGCCGGTGTCCGATCTTCATATCGCCGACGTTCGCGCGGTGCCCGACATCGACAAGGGCGAACTGACGGTCGATGTCGCGCTCAGCAACACCGCGACCCCCGCCGATGCGGTGCGCATCACCGCGCGCGACAAGGGCAAGCTGATCGCGAGCACGATCATACGCGGCAACCGGCAGGGCGTGCTCAAGATCCCGAAAGCGCGGCTGTGGTCACCCGACGACCCCTATCTCTATGACCTGACCGCCGAACTGGTGAAGGTGACCCCGCCGCAGGGCGCCGGCAACGACCGGACGGGGCTACCGCCGATGACCGATCGCGAGGTTCAGGCCTATGCCGCCGCGACGGTTGTCGGCAGCCCCGTCGACAGCGTCAAAAGCTATTTCGGGATGCGCAAGATCTCAACCGGCACCGATCCGAAGACCGGCAAGCTCGCGTTGCTGCTCAACAACAAGCCGCTCTTTCACAACGGCACGCTCGATCAGGGCTGGTGGCCCGAAAGCCTGCTTACCCCGCCGTCGGAGGAAGCCGCGCGCAGCGATATCGTGTTCCTGAAAAAGGCCGGCTTCAACATGCTGCGCAAGCATATCAAGGTCGAGCCCGCGCAATATTATCACGACGCCGACCGGCTCGGCATCCTGATCTGGCAGGACATGCCCTCGGGCGCGTTCGGCGATCAGGCGGTGCGGCGGCAGAGCGACCGCGAGGCGACCTTCTCGTCGGCGGGCATGGCGCAATATCAAAGTGAATTGTCGCGCATGATCGGCGCGCTGCGCGCTTTTCCGTCGATCGTGATGTGGGTGACGAACAACGAGGGCTGGGGCCAATATGACGTCAAGACCGTTGGCAGCATCGCCAAGAATATGGACCCCAGCCGGCTCGTCAATAACGCCAGCGGCTGGTTCGACGTGCCCGGAAGCGGGTCGGACGTCTATGACATCCACACCTACGACGAAGTGCCCGTCGCGCCCGCACCGCAGGCCGATCGCCCGATCGTGACCGGCGAATTCGGCGGCGTCGGCCTGCCGATCCCTGGGCATCGGTGGTTCACCGACCGCGACGCGCGCATCTATCAGTTTGCGACCGACAAGGAAGATTATCGCCGGCGCTACAAGATCAAGTTCGACGAGATCATCCGCCAGGCAAAGGAAATCGGACTCGCGGCGTCAGTCTATACCGAAACCAGCGACGTCGAGGGCGAACTCAACGGCCTGCTCACCTATGATCGCGCGGCGTCGAAGCTGCCGGTCGAAGATTTCGCCAAGATCGCCAAGCCTTTGTTCGAAGATAAATAG
- a CDS encoding MFS transporter, protein MDGIGKATIRRVTWRLMPLLCLLYLVAYIDRQNVAFAKLQMVGDLGLSEAAYGLGSALFFLGYCIFEIPSNLILERVGPRLWFARIIGAWGLVTLALGFAWTPTSFYILRFLLGVAEAGFFPGVLYLLTLWFPQTERARAIGLFLIASAFANAVGAAIGGLLLELDGVAGLRGWQWVFIATAIPALLLVPVVLARLPRGPAEARWLTAEQKAWLAATLAEEGGAREHANPLRALGDRRVILLCIAFLGFPLSAYGLSYWLPTIVRGFGVGDAANGLLNIIPWLAVAAALWWLPRWAAGRAGVRRFIVGPAFVGATCLVLATMLPSPPLQFAALCIAAAAIFAGQPFFWVLPGRFLTGAAAAAGFAAINSVGNLGGFVAQAVVPKIHDATGSDLAPMLFLAAMLALSAAAIFLIERRIPRGDADRFPVATAADSL, encoded by the coding sequence ATGGACGGCATCGGCAAGGCCACGATCCGGCGCGTCACATGGCGGCTCATGCCGCTGCTTTGCCTGCTGTATCTCGTCGCCTATATCGACCGGCAGAATGTCGCTTTCGCCAAACTTCAGATGGTCGGCGACCTCGGGCTCAGCGAAGCCGCCTATGGGCTGGGGTCGGCGTTATTCTTCCTCGGCTATTGCATCTTCGAGATTCCGAGCAACCTGATCCTCGAACGCGTCGGACCGCGGTTGTGGTTCGCGCGGATCATTGGGGCGTGGGGTCTTGTCACGCTGGCGCTTGGCTTCGCCTGGACTCCGACGAGCTTCTATATCCTTCGCTTCCTGCTCGGTGTCGCCGAGGCCGGCTTTTTTCCGGGCGTACTCTATCTGCTTACCCTGTGGTTTCCGCAGACAGAGCGCGCGCGAGCAATCGGGCTGTTCCTGATCGCGAGCGCGTTCGCCAATGCCGTCGGCGCAGCGATTGGCGGCCTGCTGCTCGAACTCGACGGGGTGGCCGGGCTGCGCGGATGGCAGTGGGTTTTCATCGCAACTGCGATTCCAGCCTTGCTGCTGGTCCCGGTCGTTCTCGCGCGCCTGCCGCGTGGCCCTGCGGAGGCGCGGTGGCTGACCGCCGAACAAAAGGCTTGGCTCGCGGCGACGCTCGCCGAAGAAGGCGGCGCAAGGGAACATGCGAATCCCTTGCGTGCGCTTGGCGACCGGCGCGTGATCCTGCTCTGCATCGCTTTCCTCGGCTTCCCGCTTTCGGCCTATGGGCTGAGCTATTGGCTGCCGACGATCGTGCGCGGCTTCGGCGTGGGTGACGCCGCCAACGGTCTGCTCAACATCATTCCATGGCTCGCCGTCGCGGCCGCCTTGTGGTGGCTTCCGCGATGGGCGGCGGGCCGCGCCGGGGTGCGCCGCTTCATCGTCGGCCCGGCTTTTGTTGGCGCCACCTGTCTGGTGCTTGCGACCATGCTGCCGTCGCCGCCGCTTCAATTCGCAGCGCTGTGCATCGCCGCCGCCGCCATCTTTGCCGGCCAGCCCTTCTTCTGGGTGTTGCCCGGCCGGTTCCTTACCGGCGCGGCGGCGGCGGCGGGTTTTGCGGCGATCAACTCGGTCGGCAATCTCGGCGGCTTCGTCGCGCAGGCGGTAGTCCCGAAAATCCACGACGCGACGGGCAGCGACCTTGCGCCGATGCTCTTCCTCGCCGCGATGCTCGCTCTCTCGGCGGCCGCGATTTTCCTGATCGAACGAAGGATTCCGCGGGGCGACGCCGACCGATTTCCGGTTGCCACGGCCGCCGACTCTTTATAA
- a CDS encoding sulfatase-like hydrolase/transferase → MARRFAATRWVTTTILATLMGVAAPPAFAAPAAAPSAPASAAAGKPNILFVLVDDMGFGDLSVMGNKKVQTPNLDRLAQGGVLMTQFYDSAPICSASRAGLLTGRFPAEVGFINYVSDRAYNASIGQADWLDPKLPTVARLLKGAGYETAHIGKWHLGGGRDIGNAPWPTAYGFDHSFTTFEGLGPRVLVSDEERFLAEQSDELGEGPRFWELKTNLTGLYANMAVDFVAQHSDEPWFVNLWLNDMHDPWAPDDESLSDVMGKGESSDDDRMLASLVKMDKTLGRLFDRLDQMGEMDNTLVIVTSDNGPSSAQRYYKGDEVAPGSTNNLRGRKWSLYEGGIRQPLILYWRGHTKAGHRDERTVGQGVDLLPTIARIVGAKTPAGVDGIDLSPVIGGAAVANRPDLYWAYGKEGAPKEPPQPAMERDQAPPFAIREGNWKLLAEAGGANPQLFDLASDPTEATDVAAGQPAIRDRLLGKLQAWMAKLPKYRAQ, encoded by the coding sequence ATGGCACGACGCTTCGCGGCGACCCGCTGGGTCACGACAACCATACTGGCGACGCTCATGGGTGTCGCCGCACCCCCGGCCTTCGCCGCGCCGGCGGCCGCGCCATCGGCTCCGGCCTCCGCGGCGGCGGGCAAGCCCAATATCCTGTTCGTCCTCGTCGACGACATGGGGTTCGGCGACCTGTCGGTCATGGGGAACAAGAAGGTCCAGACCCCCAATCTCGACCGGCTGGCGCAGGGCGGCGTGCTGATGACGCAATTTTACGATTCCGCGCCAATCTGTTCGGCTTCGCGAGCGGGGCTCCTGACGGGGCGTTTTCCCGCCGAGGTCGGCTTCATCAACTATGTCAGCGACCGCGCCTATAATGCCTCGATCGGCCAGGCGGACTGGCTCGATCCGAAGCTTCCCACCGTGGCGCGCCTTCTGAAAGGCGCCGGATATGAAACGGCGCATATCGGGAAATGGCATCTCGGCGGCGGACGCGACATCGGCAACGCCCCATGGCCGACCGCTTATGGTTTCGACCATAGTTTCACGACCTTCGAGGGGCTGGGGCCGCGCGTCCTCGTGTCCGACGAGGAGCGCTTCCTTGCCGAGCAATCGGACGAACTGGGCGAGGGGCCGCGTTTCTGGGAACTCAAGACCAACCTCACCGGCCTCTATGCGAACATGGCGGTCGATTTCGTCGCGCAGCATTCGGACGAGCCCTGGTTCGTCAACCTGTGGCTCAACGATATGCACGACCCGTGGGCGCCCGACGACGAAAGCCTGTCGGATGTGATGGGCAAGGGCGAATCTTCGGACGATGACCGGATGCTTGCCTCGCTGGTGAAGATGGACAAGACCCTCGGCCGCCTGTTCGACCGGCTCGACCAGATGGGCGAGATGGACAATACGCTCGTCATCGTGACCAGCGACAACGGACCCTCATCGGCACAGCGCTACTATAAGGGAGACGAGGTCGCGCCGGGCAGCACCAACAATCTGCGCGGGCGCAAATGGAGCCTCTATGAAGGCGGTATCCGCCAACCGCTGATCCTCTATTGGCGCGGCCACACCAAGGCCGGCCATCGCGACGAGCGGACCGTGGGGCAGGGCGTCGACCTGCTGCCGACGATCGCCCGCATCGTCGGCGCCAAGACGCCAGCCGGGGTCGACGGGATCGACCTGTCGCCGGTGATCGGGGGCGCCGCCGTCGCCAATCGACCCGACCTTTATTGGGCCTATGGCAAGGAAGGCGCACCGAAGGAACCGCCCCAGCCGGCGATGGAGCGCGATCAGGCGCCGCCTTTTGCGATCCGCGAGGGTAACTGGAAATTGCTTGCCGAGGCCGGCGGTGCAAATCCTCAACTCTTCGATCTGGCGAGCGACCCCACCGAAGCCACCGATGTCGCCGCCGGCCAGCCCGCGATCCGCGACCGCCTGCTCGGCAAGCTCCAGGCGTGGATGGCGAAGCTTCCCAAATATCGGGCGCAATAA